A window of Polynucleobacter sp. KF022 genomic DNA:
CTTCTGGTTGGTTGGCGTCATCTTGATCATTTCCATGATCGTTGTAGACCGTTTTGTGAAGTCACAAATTGGTCGCGCCTTTGAGGCCCTGCGTGATAGCCCAATTGCCTGTGACTGTATGGGCGTTTCCGTATATCGTTTTAAGGTGATCGCATTCGTAATCAGCGCTGGCTTTGCTGGTTTAGCTGGTTGTTTGTATGCGTACTCAGAGCAATACATTTCACCAAATACTTACAACAACGAACTCGCTGTTTTGTTCTTGCTCGGTATCATCATGGGTGGACGTAAGTCTCGCCTCGGCGCCTTGATTGGTGCAGCCATCATCGTGTTGTTGCCTAAGCTCTTGGACGACATCAACTTGTTCCGTATCGTTGCTTCGATCATTGCAGTTGTAGTGCTGGTTGGTGCTGGTATGGCCTTATCCAAGAAGACAACTACACCGCGTCGCGTTGCTGTACCTATCGCTGGCGTAGTGGGCTTAGCAGCATTCTCATTCTGGCTCAATACGATTTCCGACTGGCGCTTGAGTATTTTCGGCTTCATGATTTTGTTGGTGGTGTACTACTTGCAAAACGGTATCGTTGGCTTTGTGAAGAGCTTCTATCAGTCAATCGTTGGCAAAGCTAAAACTACCCGTGGTGGTGATGCTGAAGCGGTGGATGACTCTATCAGCTTCATTAGCAATGTATCCAGCGCAAATGCTGGTGCTGAGCTCCTGAAGGTTGACTCTGTATTGATGCAGTTCGGCGGCCTCAAGGCATTAAACAATGTGGATTTGAGCATCAAGCGCGGCACTATTCATGGCTTGATCGGTCCTAACGGTTCCGGTAAGAGCACGATGATGAACGTGTTGACGGGTATTTATGTGCCTACAGCTGGTAACGTCTTGTACGCTGGTGAAAGCGTTGTTGGTAAGACATCTTCCGACATCGCCTTATCTGGTATTGCACGTACCTTCCAAAACGTTCAGCTTTTCGGTGAAATGACTGCCATCCAAAATATTTTGGTTGGTTTGCATCACACCTTCAAGTCAAACATGGTGGAAATTGCTTTGAATCTGCCACGCTACAAGCGTGAAGAGGCTGAAGCTCATGCTCGTGCAATGGCGCTCCTCAAGTTCGTTGGTTTGGATGACTTGGCTAATGAAGAGGCGCGTAACTTGCCATACGGTAAGCAGCGCTTACTCGAGATTGCCCGCGCCTTGGCATTGGATCCTGAGTTGCTCTTGTTGGATGAGCCAGCAGCAGGCTTGACAGCTCCTGACATTAAAGAACTCTTGCGCATTATTCGTAAGATCCGCGATAGCGGTATTACCTTCATCCTGATTGAGCATCACATGGATGTGGTGATGTCAGTTTGCGATACCGTTTCTGTATTGGACTTCGGTCAGAAGATTGCAGAAGGTAAACCAGCTGAAGTTCAGGCAGACGAGAAGGTGATTCATGCCTACTTGGGTACTTAATCACTAGAACATATTGAATCGGTAAATACCATGTTATCTATTAAGAATCTTGAAGCAGGCTACGGCAAAGTCAAAGTCCTCCACGGCATCAATATTGATGTTCCAAAAGGACAAGTGATTACTTTGATTGGCTCAAACGGCGCCGGCAAAACAACAACCATGCGCGCTATTACTGGCATGATCAAGCCAACGGCTGGTGAAGTCACTCTAGGCGGTGAAAAAATTGATGGTTACGACTCTCATAAAATCGCTCGCTTAGGTTTGGCTCATAGCCCTGAAGGTCGTCGCGTATTTACGACTATGTCAGTTACCGACAATTTATTGTTGGGCGCATTTCCACGCTTTACAGGCAGCCGTCCCAAAGGCGATATTAAGAATGACCTCGAGAAGTCTCTCGAAATGTTCCCGCGTCTTAAAGAGCGTCGCAATCAATTGGCCGGTACTTTGTCTGGCGGCGAGCAACAAATGTTAGCGATGGCCCGTGCTGTGATGTTGAACCCAGAGATCATTCTCTTGGATGAGCCATCTATGGGTCTTGCACCAATCTTGGTTGAAGAAGTATTTAAGATCATCTCCAACTTGAAATCACAAGGCGTTACTATGTTGCTGGTTGAGCAGTTTGCTGCGGCGGCTTTGAACGTTGCTGACTATGGCTATGTTCTTGAGAATGGCAAGATTGCTACTCACGGACCAGCTGCGAAGCTTAAAGATGATCCTGCTGTGAAAGCTGCTTACTTGGGTGGCGCAGGCGGTCATTAATGGTTGGTTGTTTATATCCGCTACACCAATTTCCTTATCTTTAAAGAGTATTTTATGTCCAACCAACAGCAACAAAATAGCAGTATGGCTGATGCCTATGTTTTGCCTTTTGAGCAACTTCGCATGACGGATGTTGAATCCGTCGGCGGTAAGAATGCCTCACTAGGAGAGATGATTTCTCAGTTAGCTTCTACTGGGGTTCGTGTTCCAACAGGTTTTGCTACAACTGCTTTGGCGTTCCGTGATTTTCTAAAACATAACAATCTAACTGAGCGTATTCAACAGCGCTTAGAAGGTTTGAATATTGATGATGTGCGCGCATTGGCACAAGCTGGTGCAGAGATTCGTAACTGGATCGAAACAGCGCCATTTCAACCAAAATTAGACGAAGAGATTCGTAAGGCATTTGCTGTGTTGGATGACTCTGGCAAGGGCTCATTCGCAGTGCGTTCGTCAGCTACTGCTGAAGACTTGCCTGATGCTTCTTTTGCAGGTCAGCAAGAAACTTTCTTGAACGTCGAGGGTATTGATGATGTTCTCAAGAAGATTCGTGAAGTATTTGCCTCGCTTTATAACGATCGCGCTATCTCTTATCGTGTTCATAAGGGCTTTGCCCATGCTGAAGTAGCCTTATCTGCCGGTATTCAGCGCATGGTGCGTTCTGACCTAGGCGCTGCTGGTGTGATGTTCACATTGGATACTGAATCTGGATTTGAAGATGTGGTTTTCATTACCTCAAGCTATGGCTTAGGGGAAACAGTGGTTCAGGGCGCAGTTAATCCTGATGAGTTTTATGTATTCAAAACTACTTTAGCCAAAGACAAGAAAGCAATTATTCGTCGTTCTTTAGGCTCTAAGTTGATTCAAATGCAATTTGCGCCAAAGAGCTCTGCAGAAAAAGTGCAGACAGTGGATGTAGCTCCTGAGAAGCGGAATCGTTTCTCACTGGAAGATGCGGACATCACTGAGTTGGCCAAGTATGCGGTGATCATTGAGAAGCACTACGGTCGTCCGATGGACATCGAGTGGGGTAAAGATGGTCAAGATGGCCGCATTTATATTTTGCAAGCTCGTCCTGAGACAGTGAAGAGTCAGGCAGCAGGCCAAGTAGAGATGCGCTACAAGTTAAAAGGTAGCTCAAAGGTATTAGCAAAAGGCCGTGCGATCGGTCAAAAGATTGGTGCTGGTCCAGTCCGCATTATTCGTGACCCAAGCGAGATGGATCGTGTCCAGCCTGGTGACGTAT
This region includes:
- a CDS encoding branched-chain amino acid ABC transporter ATP-binding protein/permease — its product is MMKKSLIPLLIAIAALFCLPLFVHNPYYIHLVETILIYTILLYGLDIVVGYVGQVSLGHAALFGIGSYTAGVLYFHFGWTIWGTLPASIIVTSIFGGILALPALKVIGPYLAMVTLAFGTIAQILINEMTWLTEGPLGIKIPKPDLMGVPMTKAEYFWLVGVILIISMIVVDRFVKSQIGRAFEALRDSPIACDCMGVSVYRFKVIAFVISAGFAGLAGCLYAYSEQYISPNTYNNELAVLFLLGIIMGGRKSRLGALIGAAIIVLLPKLLDDINLFRIVASIIAVVVLVGAGMALSKKTTTPRRVAVPIAGVVGLAAFSFWLNTISDWRLSIFGFMILLVVYYLQNGIVGFVKSFYQSIVGKAKTTRGGDAEAVDDSISFISNVSSANAGAELLKVDSVLMQFGGLKALNNVDLSIKRGTIHGLIGPNGSGKSTMMNVLTGIYVPTAGNVLYAGESVVGKTSSDIALSGIARTFQNVQLFGEMTAIQNILVGLHHTFKSNMVEIALNLPRYKREEAEAHARAMALLKFVGLDDLANEEARNLPYGKQRLLEIARALALDPELLLLDEPAAGLTAPDIKELLRIIRKIRDSGITFILIEHHMDVVMSVCDTVSVLDFGQKIAEGKPAEVQADEKVIHAYLGT
- a CDS encoding ABC transporter ATP-binding protein, with the protein product MLSIKNLEAGYGKVKVLHGINIDVPKGQVITLIGSNGAGKTTTMRAITGMIKPTAGEVTLGGEKIDGYDSHKIARLGLAHSPEGRRVFTTMSVTDNLLLGAFPRFTGSRPKGDIKNDLEKSLEMFPRLKERRNQLAGTLSGGEQQMLAMARAVMLNPEIILLDEPSMGLAPILVEEVFKIISNLKSQGVTMLLVEQFAAAALNVADYGYVLENGKIATHGPAAKLKDDPAVKAAYLGGAGGH